TCCACCCCCGAGCCCGCCTGAGATGACCGCCGACATCTGGCAGCTCGGCTCGGCTGCCGTGCTGGTCCTGCTCGCCGGCCTCTTCTCCGCCGCCGACGCGGCGCTCAGCGGCTTCTCCCGTGCCCGCGCCGAGGAGCTCAAGGCCGACGGGCGCCCCGGCGCCACCCGCCTGGTGATGATCCTCGACGACCCCGCTCGCTACCTCAACACCGCACTCCTGCTGCGGCTGCTGTGCGAGATCAGCGCCATCGTGCTGGTCTCCGCGTGGGCGCGCGACGCCTTCCAGGACTCGCTGCTGCCCAGCGTCCTCACCACGATCGGCACGATGCTGGTCGTGTCCTTCGTCGTCATCGGCGTGGCGCCGCGGACGATCGGTCGCCAGCACGACGCGAAGGTCGCGCTCCTGTCGTCGGGGCCGCTCTCGGCGGTCACCACGATCCTCGGCCCGATCCCGGCCCTGCTGATCATGCTGGGCAACGCGATCACCCCCGGCCGCGGCTTCAGCGAGGGACCGTTCTCCACCGAGACCGAGCTGCGCGAGCTGGTCGACCTCGCCGAGGCGTCGGCCGTCATCGAGTCCGGCGAGCGGCGGATGATCCACTCGGTCTTCGAGCTCGGTGACACCATCACCCGCGAGGTGATGGTGCCGCGACCCGACGTCGTCTACATCGAGCGCCACAAGAACATCCGCCAGACGCTGTCGCTCTTCCTGCGCAGCGGCTACTCCCGCATCCCTGTGGTCGACGAGAACCTCGACGACATCGTGGGCATGGCCTACCTCAAGGACCTGGTCCAGCGCGACTTCGAGGCACCCGACGTCGAGTTCACCCAGCGCGTCGACGAGGTCATGCGACCGGTGCACTACGTCCCGGACTCCAAGCCCGTCGACTCGCTGCTCTCCGAGCTGCAGGCGCGCCGCCAGCACATCGCCGTCGTCGTCGACGAGTACGGCGGCACCGCCGGCCTGGTGACCATCGAGGACGTGCTCGAGGAGATCGTCGGTGAGATCACCGACGAGTACGACGTCGAGGAGGTCGAGGTGGAGCACCTCGAGGACGGCACCATCCGGGTCTCCTCGCGCTACCCCGTCGACGACCTCGACGAGCTGGTGGGCTTCACGGTCGAGGACGACGACGTCGACAGCGTCGGCGGCCTGATGGCCAAGCACCTCGGCAAGGTCCCGATCCCCGGCTCGGTCGTGGAGTGCGAGGGCCTGCGCCTGGAGGCCGAGCGCGCCACCGGTCGCCGCAACAAGATCGAGGCCGTGCTCGTCTCGGTGCTCGCCGCCGAGGGCTCCGAGGACGACGACGCACCGGGGCATGCGGCAGGCTCGGGCCGCTGATCGCTCACTAGGCTGTCGACCATGACCGACGCGCCGGAACCCGCCGACCTGAGCCCCGAGGACGCCAAGCTGGTGACGCTGGCCCGGGCCACCCGGGTGCGTGCCCGGGCCGAGGAGGGCGCCGCGGTCCGCGACCTCGACGGCCGGACGTACGCCGCCG
This sequence is a window from Nocardioides sp. S5. Protein-coding genes within it:
- a CDS encoding hemolysin family protein, with the protein product MTADIWQLGSAAVLVLLAGLFSAADAALSGFSRARAEELKADGRPGATRLVMILDDPARYLNTALLLRLLCEISAIVLVSAWARDAFQDSLLPSVLTTIGTMLVVSFVVIGVAPRTIGRQHDAKVALLSSGPLSAVTTILGPIPALLIMLGNAITPGRGFSEGPFSTETELRELVDLAEASAVIESGERRMIHSVFELGDTITREVMVPRPDVVYIERHKNIRQTLSLFLRSGYSRIPVVDENLDDIVGMAYLKDLVQRDFEAPDVEFTQRVDEVMRPVHYVPDSKPVDSLLSELQARRQHIAVVVDEYGGTAGLVTIEDVLEEIVGEITDEYDVEEVEVEHLEDGTIRVSSRYPVDDLDELVGFTVEDDDVDSVGGLMAKHLGKVPIPGSVVECEGLRLEAERATGRRNKIEAVLVSVLAAEGSEDDDAPGHAAGSGR